TGAGCGGATTATATGAGTATAAAACAGGTTGTAATTTTACACATGGTCCAATGGGGCTGGAGCAGTGGGCCACCGCGTATCCCGTGTTGCTCAAGCAGGCCGGGTATAAGACGGGTTTTGCCGGTAAAATCGGATTTTCGGTTTCGGAACTCAAGAACGTTGACCTTCGCGGTGAAGACGGAGAAATCATCTGCGACAGTTTTGATTTCTATAAAGGGGGGAAAGTTCAAACCAGCTACTTTACTGCCCGGAATGCGCGGATGGTGGAGTATGCTGAAGCGTATCCGCACAGTTCCCGTTCCTATGGTGCGGCAACGATTGATTTCATGCGCGAATCGGTAAAGAGCGGGCAGCCGTTTTGTATGACGGTATTTTTCAAGGCTCCGCATATGCCGTTTATACCCGATCCTTTTTTTGATGATGTGTATAAAGATACCGTCTGGAAACGACCGGATAATTTCGGTCCTGAATATGGGGAACATCTTCCGGAACAGGCGCGTTCCGGTCGACAGGCGCGGTACTATGAAGGGTATTATAAAACCGATTCGATCTATCAGGATACCCAGCGTAAGTATCATCAGCTTATTCATGGCGTGGACTATTCTATCGGTATGATTTTACAGGAATTGGAAAAGCTGGGCATTGCGGACAATACGCTGATTATTTTCACGTCCGACAATGGGTACAGTCAGGGAGCCCGGGGATTTGGCGGAAAGGTGTTGCCGTATGAGGAGCCGTCGCGTGCACCGTTGATCATTTATGACCCGCGACTTCCAGGGACCGGAACTCCGCGCCGGACCGATGCTGTTACCGGCGGGATTGATGTCACGGCCACGATTCTTGATGCCGCCAGAGTTGAGATTCCCGCGGTCTATGACGGGAAAAGTCTGCTTCCTGTGGTACGCGATCAAACGGTTGAGGTTCGTGAATCACTGCCTTTGTTTCAGGTATGGGGAGCGGAATCCACACGGTGTCTTTCGGTGGTCACCAAGGAGTATAAATATATTCATTGGTATTATGCTGACAAGGGGATGACGCCGGGCGATGAGCTTTATCATATTGCAGGAGATCCAATGGAAATGACCAATCTTGCCGGAAATCCGGAATACGCTCCGGTACTGAAAAAAATGCAGAAGCTCTACGAAGAACAGGTTGAGCATTGGAAGGCCGAAAGTGTTGATTACAACGGCTATGGCGAATACGGCATCCTCTTCGATCAAAACATTCCATGGAAAACCAAAGCTGAACTGATCAAAGAAAAAGAAGCTAACGCCCCGATTAGAACCAATGTCGGTAAGAAGAAAAAGTCCTGAAACCGGGCACCGCGTTCTGGTGGAATAAAATCTTATAAATCAGAGTAT
This is a stretch of genomic DNA from Pontiella agarivorans. It encodes these proteins:
- a CDS encoding sulfatase family protein, with the protein product MWCSACIHALGADKHNANVFRADERPNILFFFTDDQAFNTLGIYGNEQVKTPNLDRLGERGVVFDRHYNTTAICMASRACVMSGLYEYKTGCNFTHGPMGLEQWATAYPVLLKQAGYKTGFAGKIGFSVSELKNVDLRGEDGEIICDSFDFYKGGKVQTSYFTARNARMVEYAEAYPHSSRSYGAATIDFMRESVKSGQPFCMTVFFKAPHMPFIPDPFFDDVYKDTVWKRPDNFGPEYGEHLPEQARSGRQARYYEGYYKTDSIYQDTQRKYHQLIHGVDYSIGMILQELEKLGIADNTLIIFTSDNGYSQGARGFGGKVLPYEEPSRAPLIIYDPRLPGTGTPRRTDAVTGGIDVTATILDAARVEIPAVYDGKSLLPVVRDQTVEVRESLPLFQVWGAESTRCLSVVTKEYKYIHWYYADKGMTPGDELYHIAGDPMEMTNLAGNPEYAPVLKKMQKLYEEQVEHWKAESVDYNGYGEYGILFDQNIPWKTKAELIKEKEANAPIRTNVGKKKKS